In Impatiens glandulifera unplaced genomic scaffold, dImpGla2.1, whole genome shotgun sequence, the sequence GTAGACACACTGAGCCACCACGTAGAGCTCCCCTCTCGCCCGTCGTATGCTATGGATGGTCACACGAGCCCCTCGATGGCATGGCGGGATTTCCCATTGACTGTTCCTGAGGTCATTCTTTTGGGAGATCCTTAAGGAAGGAAAGAAGGTCCGACATCTATCCAGACCGGCAACCCATCTACTTCGTCTTACCTCTTCCAGAACCCTTGGTTGCTAGAGCAACCCCTCCATCCGTACTGTACTAACTAGTCTTGAAAAAATACTTCTCTAGATATTCAGAGCCCGGACTCAGTCAAGACTATGAGAACATAAGAAAGGAAAAGCCAAGGGAGACCGGAGGTCAGGCATATATGCTTCTTTCGGAGCGCGCTTAAGGCTATGGTTAACTGAAGCTAAGTGAAGGGACCTAGCTGCCTCCAGAACTGGTTACGCGGAGTGGTTCGCACGGAAAGCATTCCCCTTCCTAAACATAgggtaaaaaatgaataatctCATTCAACTGTGGAACTCATTATCGATTCACTTCACACCATCGGAAACTTCTCAATAACCTTCGGTTCGGCTACTACGATACGAGCCTTGCAATTAAGCTTTTGGGTGGCCATAGCAAGTGATGGGCGCTTGATCACCTCTCTCCCTACCTCTCCTCTGCTTCTCTTGTTTCCGCTTACGCAGCTTTTCGTGCTTTTGAAAAAAGAGTTCACTAAACCTCAAGACCAAGGAAAAAACCTGATATTGACCGCACACAATGTCATTTACAGGTCATTCAGGGCGCTCTGGATCCGCCCTCATTCACATTTTGGTTAAGTCAATAGGTTAGAATGCTATGTATATAAGAATTAGGAGTTGGTGGAAACGTCAGTTAGAACTGAACAATTAGGTGAAGTGCGAAGAATGTAAGACGTTAGGGCAGCTGAGCTCGCTTTAACAAAGGGGCCATGGGCGATTGCTGGGCATTACTTCAGACTTCAAAGATTGAACCCGGAATGAACCCCATCGAAAGCAAAAATAACCTCTACTAGAGATTGGGTCAGAGTACCAGCTCCTACCAGTGGAATTTGATAATGAGGACTTGATCTTCCATAGGCATAcctaaaagaaaaagaaaagactTCAAGGAAGTTACCTGAAAGCAAGACTTTTAGTGTAggttaaaaactttaaaaagaaaaggaaCTATTACAGGTCTTTCATTCACTTATGAAATAGTTGACTTCAAGCTTCTTCAATAGTAAGAAGAAAGAGTTGAAACGGCCTTCAACCTGAATTTGAACCGCTCACAGTAGTAGTAGCGGCCGTAAGTCGGGGGGCGGCCATAACATAAGGCTATTACTTTCACACCTCTCTCTATCTATAGTACGAGAGAGATCCGCTGCGTGAGCAACCCGACTGTGCGTTACATGTGCTTTACAGGCcatctttcttcccattttgaaGACGGGCGTTCGAAAGGTATGGTTTTCAGTATGTCTCTAGAGAGGGCCCCCCCACTAGTCCGGCTAGCTAGTGAGCGATTCTTTCGGGCGAGAAGCAGGCTGGGCCGGCGGGCACGCACCGCAAGCAGCATTGTTCGCCACCACCCGAGAAGCAAAAGATTCGAGAGTCCAGGCAAAAAATACATGCATAGATAGTGGTCTAATGACAAGGGCCGACGAGGGAAGCTCGGGACGGAGCCGTATGATGCGGAAGTCTCACGTACGGTTCCCTGAGAAGGGAGTGGCTACCTACTGGAGCTTCGACCAACCACCACCGGTCAATTCTGCTTTGGGGCCAACCCTTACTCTACCATTATTATAGGGGTATGGGGCTCGAGACAAAGAAAGATCAAGGCAGCATATCAGTTTTTCCTTTATACTTTACTTGGATCTGTTTTTATGCTATTAGCTATTCTGTTGATTCTTCTCCAAACAGGAACCACcgatttacaaatattattaaccacagAATTTAGTGAGCGGCGCCAAATCTTTCTATGGATTGCTTTTTTCGCCTCTTTCGCCGTCAAAGTGCCTATGGTACCAGTTCATATTTGGTTACCCGAAGCTCATGTAGAGGCACCTACGGCAGGATCCGTCATCTTGGCAGgaattcttttaaaattggGAACCTACGGGTTTTTAAGATTTTCAATACCCATCTTTCCCGAAGCGACACTTTGTTTCACTCCTTTCATTTATACTTTAAGCGCGATTGCTATAATATATACTTCCTTGACTACTTTAAGACAGATCGATCTTAAGAAGATCATTGCTTACTCCTCAGTAGCTCATATGAATCTGGTGACTATTGGTATGTTTAGTCTGAACATACAGGGAATTGGAGGTAGCATTTTACTGATGTTAAGTCATGGACTGGTTTCTTCAGCCCTTTTTCTATGTGTTGGTGTTCTATATGACCGACATAAGACTCGACTTGTTAGATATTATGGAGGTTTAGTGAGCACCATGCCGAATTTCTCTaccattttcttcttttttactTTGGCCAATATGAGTTTACCTGGTACTAGCAGCTTTATTGGGGAATTTCTTATCTTAGTAGGAGCTTTCCAAAGAAATAGCTTAGTAGCCACATTAGCGGCGCTTGGGATGATTTTAGGCGCGGCCTATTCCCTTTGGCTATATAATCGTGTGGTTTCTGGGAATTTAAAACCCGATTTCCTCCATAAATTCTCCGATCCAAATGGCAGAGAAGTTTCCATATTTATACCTTTTCTTGTTGGAGGGGCGACCGTCCGTTAAACTACCAAAAAAGGGTAAACCCATGTGAGAATGACATTGTAGGTGCTTGCGATGGGACGGATGCGACTTTCCGTTCTTGGTTTTGGTGGCATAGCCCGTTGCTTCAGTCCCcccctttttttttaatttctttagtcTTTAGGGAGCCAAAGCTTGACTTtactaaactaataaaaaataaaataaggagCAGGGGCGCTCACCTTTTTTGGCTAGCCATATCTTTCTGGGTGGGACCGAGAGAAAGAAAGGACGGGGGGCAACCATGCATGGTACTTCTCGACCGTGTCTCCGAGGGACAGTTGAACGAGCGACTCATGAATGCTGCCGGGTCGGACGAGCCAATAACTCGAACGCGTTCGGTCTGTTTTTTGAGCAAGAATCACAGCCTTACCTTCACCATGATACGGACTCCAAGTTCTTATGGCAGAGCACGAGGAGATTTTTCATCAATATGATGGGAATGGAAAGCAGAAGCACGACTGGGGCCTTCGTGGTCCAAGATAAAAAAACCATCAGTAAAAGTAACGTAAGCATGAGACTTTTTGGTAGTACCGGTGAACCAGATGGCCGCGGCGATGGAATCTGGGACGGAGGACTTGTAGTATCTCTCTAGATCTGGCAAAAGCGAAAGACCCCCTAACATAATTCGAATGGAGGCTGACCACTGAGCCTACTCTGGCCTCGCAGGGCGGGCCCCTGTAGTTGCGAACTGGAGCTGCCATAGCTTATGGCTAGAGCAATGGGAGGGGGCCCGCCCCAGCAGAAAGAAAAGTAAGGATAACGAGCGCGGAGCCCGCTTGACGGGCGGAAGGAGCTACGCCGCTCGACCAGAGGGTTCAGAGCGAAAGGGCAAGTGCTTGATAGGCCAACAGCCCAGTGAACCGGGCGGGGCACTCGACGAAAGGGGGGCACACTGAGCAAGTACGAGAAATTGGCCCCGCTACGCTTTCTTAAAAGCAAGGACCACTACGGAAGGTCAAACCAAGAATCTATGGAAGTCGGGGCTCGTCCCCGGTCAATATTGGATCAAACAATAGGGGGCCGTAGCACTGAcctcttttttttattgattcaaTACATTAGGGAAAAAGATCGTACAGTTCCCTACCAAGACAAACTCTCAATGGATCCGTAGCGCGCTGGGCATACCTCTGGAGTGCGTCTTTATCATGGCGGGAACAGAACAAGAGGAAAAGACCCGGCCGACCTGCCCAGGGCTCGAGGGCGAGctttttttttagagagaatgGGGAGTGAATCGAAAGACTTCCGTTTCCGTTCTTGGTTTGGGGGCTTTCGGGCCCCTCTCGATCTTATTCGTAGTTGGGAAGGGGGAAGGAGTCTAAATCAATGGACATTAATGAACCATCATTGATGGACGTTGCACATGACACGATCAATTCGACTCAAGGTCCGGCGCTAATAGAAGTTGCTTACTTGAACTTTAGCGAAGGAAAAGGGCAGAGGGCTTTTTTCGTAGTAATAGTGGGCGGGTCTTATGAGATCTATGCCGGCCGTCGGAATCAAATTCAGGTCGAAGGACCATTCGATACATTAAGGGGCATAGCGGCGCCTTCACCTGGCGCCATTCCCAGACCTAGCAGCAGACGGCCGGCCGGCCGTGCCTGAATGAAGACCGGACCAGACTCTTCTTTGTTTGAGCACGCACGCAGACCGGAAAATCTCACTTGTCCAGTTCAGGACAAGTACGTAGAGATCTTCGTGAGACCATGGAGGGAGTCTCAATTGATCTTTTCTAGGATTCTTTATCACGCCACACATGGAAATCTTTCCATTGATAGATAAGAAAGAGGGCTCCCCCCTTGAACAGACTCAACAAGCTCAATTACATCGACCCTGCCTCTACTCCAGAGGTGTACTTTGTACTGCCCGGAGGTCATATAGATTGGAACCCAGAGCGATAAGAACGAAAGGGTTGGTGTGGCCACAGCTACAACTACTGGCGCTTCAAAAGGCTTAGATTCTAAGGGCTTCAAGCCTTTTTTTGTGTAATAGGGAGGTGTAAGTCTCAAAAGCCTTTGTTCGGTAGGGCCGGACGGCTTTCTTTGCCCCAGCTTGGCGAATCGCATCCCCGCGCAACGACATTGTGCGCCCCGTTGCTCAGTGTTTGCAACAGCTGGGAAGGCAGTCTACGAAGCGAAGCCTATCGCCACGCCGACCATCAAATACGAGATTGGCCTCTGATCAAAGATTTGATGGAACGACCCAGCCTAAAAAAGGTTTGTTATAGTTCGCGATGCCTTCCATTTGTACGAATCGCTCACATACCACGCACGACTGGACGTAGAGCCACTAAGAGCTGGCAGACCGGGCCGGGCGCAGGTGCCAGATCCGAAAAGTCGAGTCTCGATCAGCCTAGTGCACCAACCACGTGGTACGACGGGCACTCAAAGACCTGGCGAATGATGGCCCACCCCACTCAAGAGCCCTTATGTCATAGGGGAACTCATGGCTGGAAACAATCCTTATGGTTTTGCGGTAggaataataagaataaaagtCCAGGTTGGTTGGTGAGCCTAGTGATAGGAGACTATCTAGCTTGGTTCGGAGAGCACTAGTTGGGTTCAAATTCATTTTGTTGCTAAAAGTTACGGCCTAAATGTTGAACTATTGACCCTACTTGTTCGGATGGGTGTTTACCCCAAAGTGTTCCCGGACCGCATGCATACATCCGTAAGTAACTTAGTGCAACATGGCAAATTTCATTGAGAGGAATCagcaaagaaaagaaaaaggggTCAACATCAACATGTGTATTTGAGAGATTGTCCTCGGGGAGTGTCCACATGAGTTCGTTGAGGTGTCTATACAGGCCTGCAGTCTCCTTCTCATGTACAAATCTACTCGTAGCATAGACTTGATCGATCACCACATTTCTATCCATTAAGTaggtttttctttcctttgCAATCATTCAATTAGAAATCCGAGAAAACCCCCATCTTTCTCTCCTTTAGTTAAGGGGGGGCGGTAGGACGGGCTGAACACAACCTTGCCCTGTCTTCACACTCgttaatttgtttattcatGAATCGTATGGATTGAAACGTCTGCCTTACCAATTCAGTGGATGCTCGGATTTTCTCATTCAAGGGCTCCTCTCCTTCTTTTAGTCAATAGGGCGAGCTTGAGCCTTTAAAGCTTTCCCTCCTTTAGTCAATAGGGCGAGCTTCAGACCTTCACCTTTTAGTCGTTTCGTTCTTCACCCGAAGGAAAAAGTTCTGAACACTTCGTTCGAGCCTCTTTCCGAACCTCCCACTGCTTATGGACCCGAACCTGGGTGATCTATCCATGACCAGGATGAAGCTTGGGTGAAACTAAGTGGAGGTCCGAACCGACTGATGTTGAAGAATCAGCGGATGAGTTGTGGTTAGGGGTGAAATGCCACTCGAACCCAGAGCTAGCTAGGGAGCAAGGAAGGGAACCGACCGACCGGACAGGGTTCTCAGTTAACAGATAGTCGTCCGTGCTTGTGCCTCTGGCAGGGTGCGTACTGTCCCAACTGAAACCACCGGTTAAGCGTCGGAGACCCATAAGTCAGCAACAACAACAAGACAATCCAACTGACAGTCTCCTCCTTACATCCAATCTACTCTGAAAGAAAAGCTTAGCTCTATATACCCGGGAGGTGGAATCAGAGCTCGGCCCTCGTTCACGTGTAGTTGACTCAACAGAGAAGCTACCCTTACTTGGGAATGATGCGGGGAGGGGGCTTTTAGTCCCTATACGGACCTTCCTAAACAGGTGTATTTTAGGGCTAGCTTGCCCAAAAGCCTTATCTTACACTTTCTAGATTACATGTGCAAGCAGAGGGTTAATGGATTTATAAGATCGTACCTTACAGCTGGTTCTCCCCGAAATGCGTTGAGGCGCAGCAGTTGACTGGACATCTAGGGGTAAAGCACTCTACGGACCGCTCATGGACGAAGCGAGGAAGGATTTCACTAgacaatttgattaaaatcctATGTTGATTGCAACATCGGTTGAAACGAATCCAAGACGTAATCGACTCGAGGAGAAATGGTCCGACCTATTCTATCGAATATCTCTTTCCCTATGTAATTTCCGTCTAGAGACTACTCTAGAAAGATTGATTCAAAAACCTGTACACCACCAAAGGAAAAGAGTCAATTCGCGCATACTAGCCAAAGATCTAAAGGTTGAAGGAAAGATATCGGATAAAACCTCCTACGCCTACGTAGAAATAGATTATCCTAATCCTAACATAACAGTTCCCCAGAGGGGGGTGGCATTTACTCCATAGGTCCTTTCCTCCTCCTGGTCAAATCTAATAGAGAAGCCGTGGTACCAACATCTGGATGGAGAAGACTGCTTTGCTTCCTTGATTTGGGATCGGGAGGAAAGCTCTTAAATGTATTGTCGGTAACGGTCCAAATTGTTAGTTTCGAGTGAGTGCTTTCCCGCGATAGAGAAATAGATAGAGTGGCTTTACCCTGCTTTTTGAAGATTGGGTTGGGGAGGCATCCAACGCGAGTAGTGGTCTCAATCCGGGTCTGGTCTAACTGATCATTGACGTGTGCGATGTGAAAGCAAAGAAAGGAATTCCTGGTTGTTTGAAGAAGAGTAGTTTCTTCTTTGTCAGGATCATTTCATTCAGTAGTTCATAGGGAAAACCAGTTCATTCATTTGGTTGCAGGATGAGCCTTTCGTATGGTGGAATAAGTTTATATTCATGAGCCTTACAAAGAGAGATTGGAGCAGATCACAGGAATTTGAACACACACTTCATCTAACTAGTCTGACTCTCAGTAAATACGGCTTGAATTAATTTCTCACTTAACACAAGCAATTCTTACTTCTTCTCTACTCCATTCCGATAGAGGAAGCCATACCGCataaaaaggaaagaaagctACAGTCAATAGTGAAAGTCCGAGAGAAGAAGGAAAGGACCTGAAATACCCTTTTCTTAtagatatagaaataaaaaagtGCTTTGCGCCTTATTAGCTTCCGCTTCCTCTCCTCTTCTTGGCCTTTAGTCCACTTTGTTCTCTCAGTCCAGTCTGTCAACTCGTAGAAATAGAACAGTTCCAGCTGGTTGCCCCTACTCCCAACAAGTTTGAAAGTAGGTCATGGAAAATTTGGATTAATAAAATTCCTTCATTCCGAGTTAAGTTCAGTTCAACTCGTCATATATAGGGCAAGTAGTTCGGGCTTGGTCGGTACTCAAAAAGGCAAATAACTTCAAGCCTTGTTCAAGCAAGCCCTTTCACTTTCACGTCAATTGTGCTTTCTCAGGAAAATGGAAATTTTTACGATCGTTGTACTTGACCCCCGAATTCGTTAGACGTGGAGATGGATTTTTTAGGGGTGACTCTGAATCACTCGCCTTCGATTTACCTTGTATGGAGTAAAAAAAGGGACCCTCAAAACCAATTCGGACGGAAGGAGCCAACATGTATGAACCCAGGGACCCTCCCATCCACCCGTTCTCGAGGCAATCCACGTCTGTGATATCGTACTCATCTCCATCGAATCAAGCAGTTGCTCATGGAGCAGATCATCCAATCCTTCTTCTTAAGCCTTTTTTTTAGAGGGCTTTCGGATAGTTCGGTACCGGCTCTCGGTAATCTACGAAAGAATCTCTTGTCGGGCCGCGATTAGTTGTTCAGTAGCTTGGAGCTTTCTGCTTGTAGCTGGAAGCTGCCGAAAGCGGAAGCTAGGCAAGTTAGTAGGCGACCGGTGGTCGTAGAGAATTTCCTTTCAGTAAGCGGGACAGTCCAGTGGAGTTCAAGCGCTCCTTTAAGCGGGAATAAAGTGAAGCAGGTCAGTTTTCACAGCCATAGCACAGTTCGTCGGGCGGTTTATAGGGAAACTCCTTCTTTTGTTGCTCTAAAGGTAAGCGGATCAGAGTCAATTCTATCTTTTCGTTTGAATGATTGT encodes:
- the LOC124917733 gene encoding NADH-ubiquinone oxidoreductase chain 4, coding for EGSGYLLELRPTTTGQFCFGANPYSTIIIGVWGSRQRKIKAAYQFFLYTLLGSVFMLLAILLILLQTGTTDLQILLTTEFSERRQIFLWIAFFASFAVKVPMVPVHIWLPEAHVEAPTAGSVILAGILLKLGTYGFLRFSIPIFPEATLCFTPFIYTLSAIAIIYTSLTTLRQIDLKKIIAYSSVAHMNLVTIGMFSLNIQGIGGSILLMLSHGLVSSALFLCVGVLYDRHKTRLVRYYGGLVSTMPNFSTIFFFFTLANMSLPGTSSFIGEFLILVGAFQRNSLVATLAALGMILGAAYSLWLYNRVVSGNLKPDFLHKFSDPNGREVSIFIPFLVGVVRMGVYPKVFPDRMHTSVSNLVQHGKFH